The following coding sequences are from one Anabas testudineus chromosome 16, fAnaTes1.2, whole genome shotgun sequence window:
- the LOC113170973 gene encoding zinc finger protein Xfin-like isoform X1 produces the protein MNGEQRGEDCQQPPAHGEGTAPDIETPSTPEHEVKLSSCHLCPVCGREFSSPSQLMDHMNTHLGGKRHSCPLCGKRFTKKTNMVVHQRVHTGEKPYSCPDCGVSYAQLGCLRRHRLQHAAEKPHHCSVCGRGFIQRRYLIQHERTHTGERPFSCPLCPKRFASKNGCTDHQRTHKEEKLYSCSLCEKVCSTWSSFRNHMSLHKGQKSHPCSQCGKNFNRPGLLRKHMQKHAEAEHVVKTEDAASWLPEETPHPFSEADDEQLHQRSVQFTCDICGRGFTRSSRLTEHVRSHTGERPFQCDVCKKRFSAERVLKKHQEIHSREGNSSSTRSGPDEQLLQKSVQFTCDICGRGFSRFSRLTEHVRSHTGERPFQCDVCDKRFSAERVLKRHQEIHSRGGNSSSTPSGPDEQVEFRNNEEDGGLNSEPDVSPDGVKNLHSCSICGKSFPTSSRLKEHLKFHATEKLHCCLDCGKTFTTSSSLTAHRKTHIAAKPHPCSICSKSFVKPCLLRQHVLIHIRDGLIADPADQEFWSNMKTVEEEEDDREDEQDSEDLSSAAESSFPKPRPQPGKHDDKEENKEGDVSGLINSDGEEEDWKPVLVAEPDVRSEVQAETGSDGKSKHCCPVCGRDCFKASALQKHLRIHSGERPFQCPTCRKSFTQHVHMKEHQRTHTGEKPYTCTDCEKSFTFSSALRRHQRLHTDARPYQCSICQKTFKQKCTLKTHQLTHSGVRYQCPFCSKSFSRALELTYHVDVHSDAQPYFCYICKKNLSGARLFRKHMKKHETPNSSLPQAETMEAETISKV, from the exons ATGaatggagaacagagaggagaggactgTCAGCAGCCTCCTGCTCATG GAGAGGGGACTGCTCCAGACATCGAGACACCGTCTACACCAGAACATGAAGTAAAACTGAGCAGCTGCCACCTCTGTCCAGTATGTGGGAGGGAGTTTTCTTCTCCGTCCCAGCTGATGGaccacatgaacacacacttgGGTGGGAAACGGCACAGCTGCCCCTTGTGCGGGAAGCGCTTCACGAAAAAGACCAACATGGTGGTGCACCAGCGCGTCCACACCGGTGAGAAGCCGTACTCCTGCCCTGACTGCGGGGTCAGCTACGCTCAGCTCGGCTGCCTGCGAAGGCATCGGCTCCAACACGCTGCAGAGAAGCCCCACCACTGCTCGGTGTGCGGCCGAGGATTCATTCAGCGCCGTTACCTCATACAGCACGAACGGACGCACACCGGGGAGAGGCCATTCTCCTGCCCGCTCTGCCCCAAACGCTTCGCCTCCAAGAACGGGTGCACCGATCACCAGAGGACCCACAAAGAGGAGAAGCTGTACTCCTGCTCACTCTGTGAGAAGGTCTGTTCCACGTGGTCGTCGTTCAGGAATCACATGAGCCTCCACAAGGGGCAGAAATCACACCCCTGCTCTCAGTGCGGCAAGAACTTCAACCGGCCGGGGCTGCTGAGGAAGcacatgcagaaacatgcaGAAGCAGAACATGTGGTCAAAACTGAAGATGCTGCGAGCTGG CTGCCAGAGGAAACTCCTCATCCCTTCAGTGAAGCGGACGACGAGCAGCTCCATCAGAGGTCGGTGCAGTTCACCTGTGATATCTGCGGCCGAGGTTTCACCAGATCGTCCCGGCTGACGGAGCACGTCAGGTCTCACACCGGAGAGAGACCGTTTCAGTGTGACGTTTGCAAGAAGCGATTCTCCGCTGAGAGGGTGCTGAAGAAGCACCAGGAGATCCACAGCAGGGAGGGAAACAGCAGCTCCACCCGGTCAGGACCAGACGAGCAG ctcctccagaagTCGGTGCAGTTCACCTGTGATATCTGCGGCCGAGGTTTCTCCAGATTCTCCCGGCTGACGGAACACGTCAGGTCTCACACCGGAGAGAGACCGTTTCAGTGCGACGTCTGCGACAAACGTTTCTCCGCTGAGAGGGTGCTGAAGAGGCACCAGGAGATCCACAGCAGGGGGGGAAACAGCAGCTCCACCCCGTCAGGACCAGACGAGCAG gTTGAGTTCAGGAACAACGAAGAGGACGGAGGACTGAATTCAGAGCCTG ACGTGAGTCCCGATGGTGTAAAGAACCTCCACAGCTGCTCCATCTGTGGGAAGAGCTTCCCAACGTCGTCCAGACTCAAGGAGCACTTGAAGTTCCACGCGACGGAGAAGCTGCACTGCTGCTTGGACTGCGGGAAGACCTttaccaccagcagcagcctgacGGCACACAGGAAGACCCACATAGCCGCCAAACCTCATCCCTGCAGCATCTGCTCCAAGAGCTTCGTGAAGCCCTGCCTGCTCCGCCAGCACGTGCTGATCCACATCCGGGACGGACTCATCGCCGACCCCGCAGACCAG GAGTTCTGGTCCAACATGAAGActgtggaagaggaggaggacgacagAGAGGACGAGCAG GACTCAGAAGACCTCTCTTCTGCTGCAGAGTCCTCCTTCCCTAAACCCAGACCTCAGCCTGGTAAACATGAcgacaaagaagaaaacaaggaaGGAGACGTCAGCGGTTTGATCAACTctgatggagaagaggaggactGGAAACCAGTGCTCGTTG CAGAACCAGACGTCCGCTCAGAGGTCCAGGCAGAAACCGGCAGTGATGGTAAAAGCAAACACTGCTGTCCGGTGTGCGGGCGTGACTGCTTCAAGGCTTCAGCGCTGCAGAAACACCTGAGGATTCACTCTGGTGAGCGTCCATTTCAGTGTCCAACCTGCAGGAAGAGCTTCACCCAGCACGTGCACATGAAGGAGCACCAGAGGACCCACACCGGAGAGAAGCCCTACACCTGCACTGACTGCGAGAAGAGCTTCACCTTCTCGAGCGCCCTGCGCCGACACCAGCGGCTGCACACCGACGCTCGGCCGTACCAGTGCTCCATCTGCCAAAAGACATTCAAACAGAAGTGCACGCTCAAGACCCACCAGCTGACGCACTCAGGAGTCCGCTACCAGTGTCCGTTCTGCAGCAAAAGCTTCAGCCGGGCCCTCGAACTCACCTACCACGTCGACGTGCACTCAGATGCTCAGCCGTACTTCTGCTACATCTGCAAGAAGAACCTGAGCGGAGCCCGACTCTTCCGcaaacacatgaagaaacatGAGACACCAAACTCTTCGCTGCCACAAGCAGAAACTATGGAAGCCGAGACGATCTCCAAGGTCTGA
- the LOC113168877 gene encoding cell wall integrity and stress response component 1-like, whose translation MVSFNMLLSALGLTLLAGTVESWFWSSSSSSSQDLTDPSNLSGQRLTDLFNSPVHRAEWMARPKGSSLSSSSSSSSSSSSSRSPPSSSGVNPFDASRHSGVRVTLEDGSQWLVHKGSGYGRSSQTVVTDARHMSSAWEPVNSREFEGTKTVSDFVKAGGSEYGVLTKNCHQAARDMMNQQ comes from the exons ATGGTTTCCTTCAACATGCTGCTCTCGGCTCTGGGTCTGACTCTGCTGGCTGGAACTGTGGAGTCTTGGTTCTGGTCCTCGTCCAGTAGCAGTTCAC AAGACCTCACGGATCCCAGTAACCTGTCGGGACAACGGCTGACGGACCTCTTCAACTCTCCGGTGCACAGAGCTGAGTGGATGGCACGACCAAAGGGTTCGAGCCTGTCCAGTTCTTCCAGTTCTTCCAGTTCTTCCAGTTCGTCCAGGTCACCACCCAGTTCATCCGGTGTTAACCCGTTTGATGCTTCACGCCACTCTGGAGTCAG ggTGACGCTGGAAGACGGCTCTCAGTGGTTGGTCCATAAAGGGTCTGGATACGGGAGATCCTCACAGACGGTGGTGACTGATGCTCGACACATGAGCTCAGCCTGGGAA cctgtTAATTCCAGAGAATTCGAAGGAACAAAGACGGTTTCTGACTTCGTGAAAGCTGGAGGCTCGGAGTACGGGGTCTTAACCAAAAACTGTCATCAGGCCGCTCGTGACATGATGAATCAACAGTGa
- the tmem116 gene encoding transmembrane protein 116 → MLQELFTNGSEKNVTEAQDWTEVYEAVQWIQLVMALLSVLGSGSIIICVMLQRLLRTPELQPLFLLSLSDLLLAVCWLIGAILFSKHCNSLYTYCYHLHTLEQILYMASFFYTLNYVWDLYAGIREKFYCCLDGYPVQVSNRVSTAGKATALLSGLLPVLLMTPVFIQGNISQCQANFSQPYRCLLMHTGALYLTSEHEQTIRACSLLHTYGLAIFLGTFIFTLLGVTVLVVKARHIYRRAVTSNGYLGSQQRASFRVMDRRMLLYPLVFILCWGPAVALAFLRVVKPSVCQGKIGVVLYISQAFTSASQGFLNCLVYGWTHARLRRAGRTVLSRDVDTQTPLLRSQKKRSYQALPNIS, encoded by the exons ATGTTACAAGAGCTCTTCACCAACGGGAGCGAGAAAAACGTCACCGAAGCTCAGGACTGGACCGAG gtgtaTGAAGCAGTCCAGTGGATCCAGCTGGTCATGGCTCTGCTCAG CGTTCTCGGTTCAGGCTCCATCATCATCTGTGTGATGTTACAGAGACTCCTTCGGACACCGGAG CTGCAGCCTCTGTTCCTGCTCAGTCTGTCCGACCTGCTGCTCGCTGTCTGCTGGTTGATTGGAGCCATTCTGTTCTCTAAACACTGCAACAGCCTCTACACCTACTGCTACCACCTTCACACGCTGGAACAG ATTCTCTACATGGCCTCGTTCTTCTACACACTCAACTACGTGTGGGACCTGTACGCAGGGATCAGAGAGAAGTTCTACTGCTGCCTGGATGGATACCCCGTACAG gtttccaaCAGAGTGAGCACAGCTGGAAAAGCCACTGCACTGCTGTCAGG TCTActtcctgtgctgctgatgaCGCCTGTTTTTATCCAAGGAAACATCAGCCAGTGTCAAGCCAACTTCAGCCAGCCCTACAG GTGTCTGCTGATGCACACCGGAGCGCTGTACCTGACCTCTGAGCACGAGCAGACCATCAGAGCCTGCAGCCTGCTGCACACCTACGGCCTCGCCATCTTCCTTGGCACCTTCATCTTCACCCTTTTGGGCGTCACA GTGCTCGTGGTAAAAGCGCGTCATATTTACAGACGGGCTGTGACGTCAAACGGTTACCTAGGCAGCCAGCAGCGGGCCTCCTTCCGTGTGATGGACCGACGGATGCTCCTGTACCCGCTGGTCTTCATCCTCTGCTGGGGCCCAG CTGTGGCTCTGGCATTTCTGCGAGTGGTGAAGCCCTCAGTATGTCAAGGCAAGATCGGGGTCGTCCTCTACATATCACAG GCCTTCACCTCAGCATCTCAGGGTTTCCTCAACTGCCTGGTCTACGGATGGACTCATGCACGTCTCCGCCGAGCCGGGAGGACGGTTTTATCTCGGGACGTGGACACTCAGACGCCTCTGCTACGATCTCAGAAGAAGAGAAGCTACCAGGCGCTTCCCAACATCagctga
- the LOC113170973 gene encoding zinc finger protein 2 homolog isoform X3, translated as MNGEQRGEDCQQPPAHGEGTAPDIETPSTPEHEVKLSSCHLCPVCGREFSSPSQLMDHMNTHLGGKRHSCPLCGKRFTKKTNMVVHQRVHTGEKPYSCPDCGVSYAQLGCLRRHRLQHAAEKPHHCSVCGRGFIQRRYLIQHERTHTGERPFSCPLCPKRFASKNGCTDHQRTHKEEKLYSCSLCEKVCSTWSSFRNHMSLHKGQKSHPCSQCGKNFNRPGLLRKHMQKHAEAEHVVKTEDAASWLPEETPHPFSEADDEQLHQRSVQFTCDICGRGFTRSSRLTEHVRSHTGERPFQCDVCKKRFSAERVLKKHQEIHSREGNSSSTRSGPDEQVEFRNNEEDGGLNSEPDVSPDGVKNLHSCSICGKSFPTSSRLKEHLKFHATEKLHCCLDCGKTFTTSSSLTAHRKTHIAAKPHPCSICSKSFVKPCLLRQHVLIHIRDGLIADPADQEFWSNMKTVEEEEDDREDEQDSEDLSSAAESSFPKPRPQPGKHDDKEENKEGDVSGLINSDGEEEDWKPVLVAEPDVRSEVQAETGSDGKSKHCCPVCGRDCFKASALQKHLRIHSGERPFQCPTCRKSFTQHVHMKEHQRTHTGEKPYTCTDCEKSFTFSSALRRHQRLHTDARPYQCSICQKTFKQKCTLKTHQLTHSGVRYQCPFCSKSFSRALELTYHVDVHSDAQPYFCYICKKNLSGARLFRKHMKKHETPNSSLPQAETMEAETISKV; from the exons ATGaatggagaacagagaggagaggactgTCAGCAGCCTCCTGCTCATG GAGAGGGGACTGCTCCAGACATCGAGACACCGTCTACACCAGAACATGAAGTAAAACTGAGCAGCTGCCACCTCTGTCCAGTATGTGGGAGGGAGTTTTCTTCTCCGTCCCAGCTGATGGaccacatgaacacacacttgGGTGGGAAACGGCACAGCTGCCCCTTGTGCGGGAAGCGCTTCACGAAAAAGACCAACATGGTGGTGCACCAGCGCGTCCACACCGGTGAGAAGCCGTACTCCTGCCCTGACTGCGGGGTCAGCTACGCTCAGCTCGGCTGCCTGCGAAGGCATCGGCTCCAACACGCTGCAGAGAAGCCCCACCACTGCTCGGTGTGCGGCCGAGGATTCATTCAGCGCCGTTACCTCATACAGCACGAACGGACGCACACCGGGGAGAGGCCATTCTCCTGCCCGCTCTGCCCCAAACGCTTCGCCTCCAAGAACGGGTGCACCGATCACCAGAGGACCCACAAAGAGGAGAAGCTGTACTCCTGCTCACTCTGTGAGAAGGTCTGTTCCACGTGGTCGTCGTTCAGGAATCACATGAGCCTCCACAAGGGGCAGAAATCACACCCCTGCTCTCAGTGCGGCAAGAACTTCAACCGGCCGGGGCTGCTGAGGAAGcacatgcagaaacatgcaGAAGCAGAACATGTGGTCAAAACTGAAGATGCTGCGAGCTGG CTGCCAGAGGAAACTCCTCATCCCTTCAGTGAAGCGGACGACGAGCAGCTCCATCAGAGGTCGGTGCAGTTCACCTGTGATATCTGCGGCCGAGGTTTCACCAGATCGTCCCGGCTGACGGAGCACGTCAGGTCTCACACCGGAGAGAGACCGTTTCAGTGTGACGTTTGCAAGAAGCGATTCTCCGCTGAGAGGGTGCTGAAGAAGCACCAGGAGATCCACAGCAGGGAGGGAAACAGCAGCTCCACCCGGTCAGGACCAGACGAGCAG gTTGAGTTCAGGAACAACGAAGAGGACGGAGGACTGAATTCAGAGCCTG ACGTGAGTCCCGATGGTGTAAAGAACCTCCACAGCTGCTCCATCTGTGGGAAGAGCTTCCCAACGTCGTCCAGACTCAAGGAGCACTTGAAGTTCCACGCGACGGAGAAGCTGCACTGCTGCTTGGACTGCGGGAAGACCTttaccaccagcagcagcctgacGGCACACAGGAAGACCCACATAGCCGCCAAACCTCATCCCTGCAGCATCTGCTCCAAGAGCTTCGTGAAGCCCTGCCTGCTCCGCCAGCACGTGCTGATCCACATCCGGGACGGACTCATCGCCGACCCCGCAGACCAG GAGTTCTGGTCCAACATGAAGActgtggaagaggaggaggacgacagAGAGGACGAGCAG GACTCAGAAGACCTCTCTTCTGCTGCAGAGTCCTCCTTCCCTAAACCCAGACCTCAGCCTGGTAAACATGAcgacaaagaagaaaacaaggaaGGAGACGTCAGCGGTTTGATCAACTctgatggagaagaggaggactGGAAACCAGTGCTCGTTG CAGAACCAGACGTCCGCTCAGAGGTCCAGGCAGAAACCGGCAGTGATGGTAAAAGCAAACACTGCTGTCCGGTGTGCGGGCGTGACTGCTTCAAGGCTTCAGCGCTGCAGAAACACCTGAGGATTCACTCTGGTGAGCGTCCATTTCAGTGTCCAACCTGCAGGAAGAGCTTCACCCAGCACGTGCACATGAAGGAGCACCAGAGGACCCACACCGGAGAGAAGCCCTACACCTGCACTGACTGCGAGAAGAGCTTCACCTTCTCGAGCGCCCTGCGCCGACACCAGCGGCTGCACACCGACGCTCGGCCGTACCAGTGCTCCATCTGCCAAAAGACATTCAAACAGAAGTGCACGCTCAAGACCCACCAGCTGACGCACTCAGGAGTCCGCTACCAGTGTCCGTTCTGCAGCAAAAGCTTCAGCCGGGCCCTCGAACTCACCTACCACGTCGACGTGCACTCAGATGCTCAGCCGTACTTCTGCTACATCTGCAAGAAGAACCTGAGCGGAGCCCGACTCTTCCGcaaacacatgaagaaacatGAGACACCAAACTCTTCGCTGCCACAAGCAGAAACTATGGAAGCCGAGACGATCTCCAAGGTCTGA
- the mrps12 gene encoding 28S ribosomal protein S12, mitochondrial, translating to MSSLWSLRPVLTSLLQASQHALPWTSPLLSRTMATLNQMHRQGKPKTPPKSIGATFGRPQLKAVVLKTMIRKPKKPNSANRKCARVRLSNGKEAVAFIPGEGHNLQEHNVVLVQGGRTQDLPGVKLTVVRGKYDCAHVVKKKQ from the exons ATGTCGTCACTGTGGAGCTTGAGACCAGTGTTAACGTCACTGCTTCAAG CATCCCAGCATGCCTTGCCCTGGACAAGCCCCCTCCTTTCCAGGACCATGGCCACCCTAAACCAGATGCACCGTCAGGGGAAGCCAAAAACGCCTCCTAAATCCATCGGCGCCACGTTCGGTCGTCCCCAGTTGAAGGCGGTGGTGCTGAAGACTATGATCCGAAAGCCCAAGAAGCCCAACTCGGCCAACAGAAAGTGCGCTAGGGTGCGTCTGTCTAACGGGAAGGAGGCGGTGGCATTTATCCCCGGGGAGGGACACAACCTGCAGGAGCACAACGTGGTGCTGGTGCAGGGCGGGAGGACGCAAGATCTGCCCGGAGTCAAGCTCACTGTGGTCAGAGGCAAATATGACTGTGCTCACGtggtgaaaaagaaacagtag
- the LOC113170973 gene encoding zinc finger protein Xfin-like isoform X2, translating into MNGEQRGEDCQQPPAHGEGTAPDIETPSTPEHEVKLSSCHLCPVCGREFSSPSQLMDHMNTHLGGKRHSCPLCGKRFTKKTNMVVHQRVHTGEKPYSCPDCGVSYAQLGCLRRHRLQHAAEKPHHCSVCGRGFIQRRYLIQHERTHTGERPFSCPLCPKRFASKNGCTDHQRTHKEEKLYSCSLCEKVCSTWSSFRNHMSLHKGQKSHPCSQCGKNFNRPGLLRKHMQKHAEAEHVVKTEDAASWLPEETPHPFSEADDEQLHQRSVQFTCDICGRGFTRSSRLTEHVRSHTGERPFQCDVCKKRFSAERVLKKHQEIHSREGNSSSTRSGPDEQLLQKSVQFTCDICGRGFSRFSRLTEHVRSHTGERPFQCDVCDKRFSAERVLKRHQEIHSRGGNSSSTPSGPDEQVEFRNNEEDGGLNSEPDVSPDGVKNLHSCSICGKSFPTSSRLKEHLKFHATEKLHCCLDCGKTFTTSSSLTAHRKTHIAAKPHPCSICSKSFVKPCLLRQHVLIHIRDGLIADPADQEFWSNMKTVEEEEDDREDEQDSEDLSSAAESSFPKPRPQPGKHDDKEENKEGDVSGLINSDGEEEDWKPVLVEPDVRSEVQAETGSDGKSKHCCPVCGRDCFKASALQKHLRIHSGERPFQCPTCRKSFTQHVHMKEHQRTHTGEKPYTCTDCEKSFTFSSALRRHQRLHTDARPYQCSICQKTFKQKCTLKTHQLTHSGVRYQCPFCSKSFSRALELTYHVDVHSDAQPYFCYICKKNLSGARLFRKHMKKHETPNSSLPQAETMEAETISKV; encoded by the exons ATGaatggagaacagagaggagaggactgTCAGCAGCCTCCTGCTCATG GAGAGGGGACTGCTCCAGACATCGAGACACCGTCTACACCAGAACATGAAGTAAAACTGAGCAGCTGCCACCTCTGTCCAGTATGTGGGAGGGAGTTTTCTTCTCCGTCCCAGCTGATGGaccacatgaacacacacttgGGTGGGAAACGGCACAGCTGCCCCTTGTGCGGGAAGCGCTTCACGAAAAAGACCAACATGGTGGTGCACCAGCGCGTCCACACCGGTGAGAAGCCGTACTCCTGCCCTGACTGCGGGGTCAGCTACGCTCAGCTCGGCTGCCTGCGAAGGCATCGGCTCCAACACGCTGCAGAGAAGCCCCACCACTGCTCGGTGTGCGGCCGAGGATTCATTCAGCGCCGTTACCTCATACAGCACGAACGGACGCACACCGGGGAGAGGCCATTCTCCTGCCCGCTCTGCCCCAAACGCTTCGCCTCCAAGAACGGGTGCACCGATCACCAGAGGACCCACAAAGAGGAGAAGCTGTACTCCTGCTCACTCTGTGAGAAGGTCTGTTCCACGTGGTCGTCGTTCAGGAATCACATGAGCCTCCACAAGGGGCAGAAATCACACCCCTGCTCTCAGTGCGGCAAGAACTTCAACCGGCCGGGGCTGCTGAGGAAGcacatgcagaaacatgcaGAAGCAGAACATGTGGTCAAAACTGAAGATGCTGCGAGCTGG CTGCCAGAGGAAACTCCTCATCCCTTCAGTGAAGCGGACGACGAGCAGCTCCATCAGAGGTCGGTGCAGTTCACCTGTGATATCTGCGGCCGAGGTTTCACCAGATCGTCCCGGCTGACGGAGCACGTCAGGTCTCACACCGGAGAGAGACCGTTTCAGTGTGACGTTTGCAAGAAGCGATTCTCCGCTGAGAGGGTGCTGAAGAAGCACCAGGAGATCCACAGCAGGGAGGGAAACAGCAGCTCCACCCGGTCAGGACCAGACGAGCAG ctcctccagaagTCGGTGCAGTTCACCTGTGATATCTGCGGCCGAGGTTTCTCCAGATTCTCCCGGCTGACGGAACACGTCAGGTCTCACACCGGAGAGAGACCGTTTCAGTGCGACGTCTGCGACAAACGTTTCTCCGCTGAGAGGGTGCTGAAGAGGCACCAGGAGATCCACAGCAGGGGGGGAAACAGCAGCTCCACCCCGTCAGGACCAGACGAGCAG gTTGAGTTCAGGAACAACGAAGAGGACGGAGGACTGAATTCAGAGCCTG ACGTGAGTCCCGATGGTGTAAAGAACCTCCACAGCTGCTCCATCTGTGGGAAGAGCTTCCCAACGTCGTCCAGACTCAAGGAGCACTTGAAGTTCCACGCGACGGAGAAGCTGCACTGCTGCTTGGACTGCGGGAAGACCTttaccaccagcagcagcctgacGGCACACAGGAAGACCCACATAGCCGCCAAACCTCATCCCTGCAGCATCTGCTCCAAGAGCTTCGTGAAGCCCTGCCTGCTCCGCCAGCACGTGCTGATCCACATCCGGGACGGACTCATCGCCGACCCCGCAGACCAG GAGTTCTGGTCCAACATGAAGActgtggaagaggaggaggacgacagAGAGGACGAGCAG GACTCAGAAGACCTCTCTTCTGCTGCAGAGTCCTCCTTCCCTAAACCCAGACCTCAGCCTGGTAAACATGAcgacaaagaagaaaacaaggaaGGAGACGTCAGCGGTTTGATCAACTctgatggagaagaggaggactGGAAACCAGTGCTCGTTG AACCAGACGTCCGCTCAGAGGTCCAGGCAGAAACCGGCAGTGATGGTAAAAGCAAACACTGCTGTCCGGTGTGCGGGCGTGACTGCTTCAAGGCTTCAGCGCTGCAGAAACACCTGAGGATTCACTCTGGTGAGCGTCCATTTCAGTGTCCAACCTGCAGGAAGAGCTTCACCCAGCACGTGCACATGAAGGAGCACCAGAGGACCCACACCGGAGAGAAGCCCTACACCTGCACTGACTGCGAGAAGAGCTTCACCTTCTCGAGCGCCCTGCGCCGACACCAGCGGCTGCACACCGACGCTCGGCCGTACCAGTGCTCCATCTGCCAAAAGACATTCAAACAGAAGTGCACGCTCAAGACCCACCAGCTGACGCACTCAGGAGTCCGCTACCAGTGTCCGTTCTGCAGCAAAAGCTTCAGCCGGGCCCTCGAACTCACCTACCACGTCGACGTGCACTCAGATGCTCAGCCGTACTTCTGCTACATCTGCAAGAAGAACCTGAGCGGAGCCCGACTCTTCCGcaaacacatgaagaaacatGAGACACCAAACTCTTCGCTGCCACAAGCAGAAACTATGGAAGCCGAGACGATCTCCAAGGTCTGA